The genomic segment ATACATGCAGTTATACTGCCATTGGCAATGAATTCAACCCAATAAGTTTTAACGACAACTGCGAAGTTGCAACAGTTGTGAACGATCTGAACTGGACAAACAGTCTTGCAGGATATGTTTTTCCGTTAGGAATCACTCAAGTTACATGGATTGTTACCGATTTAAGAGGAAATTCATCTAAAGATTCTATTTATATAAGGATTAGAGATAACCAACCACCCATAATCTCTTGTCCATCACCTTATGTAGTTTGTGCAAATAGCGATCATACATATATAAATAGTACGAATATATGGGATGCCGGTGCCACAGATAACTGTACTTTGGATGGTATAGCATATAACTTATCCGGAGCAACCTCTGGAACCGGGTCAACTCTGGAAAATGTTACATTCGGTACTGGTATTACAACTGTTACATGGAGGGCAACAGATGCTTCAGGAAATTTCACAACTTGTCTTAGCTCTGTGACCGTACAAACCGAGCCTATTATTTCAGTACAACCTCAGGGAATAATTTTATGCCCCTCAGCTGCACAGGCTATCTTTAACGTGGTTAATACTTTATCACCTTCACCAATTTATCAATGGCGTAAAAATGGCACTGATATTTCTGGAGCTAATACGGATACATATATTATTAATAATCCACAACAAAGCGATAATGGAGTTTATGATGTTGTGATAACAAATAGCTGCGGCACGACAACTTCTATTTCCGCTTATTTATTTGTTTACGGGCTTCCTTTTGCAATGATTGACACTACAACAATTTATGAAAGTATAGGCTATGACCCCGATCCTATTTCTCTTATCTTTTCAAAGGCAGGCGGGGCAACTCCATTGTCTTTCCAATGGCAATTGAACGATACCGATATATTAAATGAAACAGGAATATTTTACGATTCGCCACCACTTATGAATACTGGTGTTTATCCATTTAACACTAAGATATGTGATTCCTGTGGTACGGTATTTTATACCCAATATAAGGAAATCATTATTCAATCGCCTTTACCTATCGAATTAATCAATTTTACTGCTAATTGTTCTGATGGCAATGTATATTTAAATTGGGCTACAAGTACAGAAACTAATAATGACTATTTTACAGTTCAACGCAGCCTTGATGCTCATAATTTCGTCGATGTAATTACGATTCCAGGTGCTGGTAACAACAATTCACCATTACATTATCAGGCCATTGATGAAAATGTTTATGCTGGAATTTCATATTACAGATTAAAACAAACAGATTTTAACGGGGTATCAGAAATATTCAAACCGGTTCCTGTTGTTTGCTTATCTGATGAAAATACAGATATAAATATTTATCCAAATCCATTTTTGGATGAAATAGTAATTAAACATTCAAGAGTTATTAATGATATATCAGAAATCTCCTTATTTGATATGCAGGGAATTTTAATAATGCAAAAAGTATATTCAAATAGTAATTCTGATTCCTATACTATAGATTTAAGAGGTATTGCTTGTGGTCTGTACTATATTAAATTTGTTTCAGGTAATGAGATTTATTTCCAAAAAATAATAAAAACCTCCATGAACTAATATATAAAAAAAACACTCTAAATTTTTTTACAGTCGGATATTAAAGAAAACGATAATGTCTTAGAAAAAATACAGATTTTGCCTAATCCTGCTACAAACATTATAAAAGTTAATGTTTATGAAAAAAATTTGCGAATAAATAATGTTGCAATTTTTGATAACATGGGGAGATTAATTGAAGAAAATAATTTCAATAACATTTTAAATTCTATCGAAATTGACATATCAAAAATAAAAGCAGGGCTATATTTTATTCAATTAAAAAGTAATGAAGGCTTAATATTTACTGGCAAATTTGTAAAGCAATGATTTTAAACAAAACAACACGGATAATGTGTTTTATTATTCTTCTGATCATGTTTAAAGGCAGCCAGAGCCAAAACTGGCTGCCTCTTGGCAATGGTGTAGGTGGATCAATAAACCGGCTTTATACGGATACTGTTACTAACCTATTGTATGTAACCGGCATTTTCAGTGCAAATAGCGATAATATTTTTGGCGGCGTGGCAAAGTGGAATGGAACACAATGGGACACATTACCAAATTGTCAGGCATTTCCAACGAAATCCAGCGTCTTTAAATATTTGGACACATTGTTCGTTTCCGGAGTATTTAATCATAACTCATACATTTCAAAATGGAATGGGAATATTTTTGATACTATTCCCGGAACAAGAGATATGAATATATATTGCACGGCAGAGCATAACGGAATACTGTATTT from the Bacteroidales bacterium genome contains:
- a CDS encoding T9SS type A sorting domain-containing protein; translation: MPNPATNIIKVNVYEKNLRINNVAIFDNMGRLIEENNFNNILNSIEIDISKIKAGLYFIQLKSNEGLIFTGKFVKQ